A part of Saccharomonospora amisosensis genomic DNA contains:
- a CDS encoding DUF1003 domain-containing protein — translation MPELLARRRLDQPRQPRRFVVRVDPELVGRFSERLARFIGTGKYLFWQTVVVIVWIALNLSAASLRWDPYPFILLNLAFSTQAAYAAPLILLAQNRQDDRDRVSLEEDRMRAAQTKADTEYLARELAGLRLAIGEVVTRDYLRVELEKLREDLQQGARSMSTATATASDRRSVSEQ, via the coding sequence ATGCCGGAACTGCTGGCTCGCAGGCGGTTGGACCAACCACGCCAGCCACGACGCTTCGTCGTGCGCGTCGATCCGGAACTGGTCGGCCGGTTCTCCGAGCGGCTGGCGAGGTTCATCGGCACCGGCAAGTACCTGTTCTGGCAGACGGTCGTGGTGATCGTCTGGATCGCGCTGAACCTCTCCGCCGCGTCGCTGCGCTGGGACCCGTACCCGTTCATCCTGCTCAACTTGGCGTTCTCCACGCAGGCGGCCTATGCGGCGCCGCTCATTCTGCTCGCGCAGAACAGGCAGGACGACCGGGACCGGGTCTCGCTGGAAGAGGACCGGATGCGAGCCGCGCAAACCAAGGCGGACACCGAGTACCTCGCTCGCGAACTGGCCGGACTGCGGCTGGCGATCGGTGAGGTGGTCACGAGGGACTATCTGCGCGTCGAGCTGGAGAAGTTGCGAGAGGATCTCCAGCAGGGGGCACGTAGCATGAGTACAGCAACCGCAACCGCCAGCGACAGAAGGTCGGTGTCCGAGCAGTGA
- the tatB gene encoding Sec-independent protein translocase protein TatB, whose product MFDSIGWGEILVLIIAGLFILGPERLPEAAAWLGRNVRKMRDFATGARQQLRDEMGPEFDEFRKPIEDLRTLRSFDPKRAVTQHLFDGDPDPLGLNSFNGNGNGNGTTEPANGSAKPNGYPAVPQPKSEPLQPGERPPIDPDAT is encoded by the coding sequence GTGTTCGACAGCATCGGCTGGGGCGAGATCCTGGTTTTGATCATCGCGGGCCTGTTCATTCTTGGCCCGGAGCGGCTGCCCGAAGCTGCGGCATGGCTCGGCAGGAACGTGCGAAAGATGCGGGATTTCGCCACCGGAGCGCGCCAGCAGTTGCGCGACGAGATGGGCCCGGAGTTCGACGAGTTCCGTAAGCCGATCGAGGATCTGCGTACGCTGCGTAGCTTCGACCCCAAGCGGGCGGTGACCCAGCACCTGTTCGACGGTGACCCCGACCCGCTCGGCCTCAACTCGTTCAACGGCAACGGCAACGGCAACGGCACGACCGAGCCTGCCAACGGGTCAGCCAAGCCGAACGGCTACCCGGCCGTCCCGCAGCCGAAGTCGGAACCGCTGCAGCCGGGAGAGAGGCCACCGATCGACCCCGACGCCACCTGA
- a CDS encoding O-methyltransferase: protein MNSETHVTGLVDLGDFVESYVPDDDVLAAARMRAGELGCPPVSCGVGAALSFLAATLQARAVVEIGTGAGVSGLCLLRGMASDGVLTSIDLEPEFHRYARRTFLDAGFAAGRMRLIMGRALDVLPRLTSGGYDLVFADAARLEYPSYFEVGVELLRPGGVIVFHNMLAGGRVGDHARRDPELLALREVARALREDERLLPVFIPLGSGLLAAAVAGS from the coding sequence GTGAACTCCGAGACGCACGTCACCGGCCTGGTTGACCTCGGCGACTTCGTCGAGAGCTACGTCCCCGATGACGACGTCTTGGCCGCGGCGAGGATGCGTGCGGGCGAGTTGGGCTGCCCTCCGGTGTCCTGCGGAGTGGGCGCCGCGTTGAGCTTCCTCGCCGCCACCTTGCAGGCGCGGGCGGTCGTGGAGATCGGGACGGGCGCCGGGGTCAGTGGGTTGTGCCTGCTACGGGGCATGGCTTCCGACGGCGTGCTGACCTCGATCGATCTGGAGCCGGAGTTCCACCGCTACGCCCGCAGGACGTTCCTCGACGCCGGATTCGCGGCAGGGCGGATGCGGCTCATCATGGGCCGCGCACTGGACGTGCTGCCCCGGCTGACCTCCGGTGGCTACGACCTGGTGTTCGCCGACGCCGCCAGGCTGGAGTACCCGAGCTACTTCGAGGTGGGAGTCGAGTTGCTGCGGCCGGGCGGGGTGATCGTGTTCCACAACATGCTGGCGGGCGGCAGGGTCGGTGACCACGCCCGGCGCGACCCGGAACTACTGGCGCTGCGGGAGGTGGCTCGCGCGTTACGGGAGGACGAGCGGCTACTGCCGGTGTTCATCCCGCTGGGCAGCGGCTTGCTGGCGGCTGCCGTCGCGGGTTCGTGA
- a CDS encoding slipin family protein produces the protein MLIEILIAVAAVGAVGLAASVRIVKQYERGLVFRFGRVHRAPREPGLSMILPGIDRMRKVNMQIVTLPVPAQDGITKDNVTVRVDAVVYFKVIDPVQAIVGVENYRFAMLQVAQASLRRIIGESVLDELLSNRERLNEGLELMIDSPALGWGIHIDRVEIKYVALPESMKRAMSRQAEAERERRGRVIAADGELQASEKLSQAAARMADTPSALQLRLLETVVEVAAEKNSTLVLPFPVELLRFLDRGNQTEAERGAAHPDSADGTFSGHTHR, from the coding sequence ATGTTGATCGAAATCTTGATCGCGGTGGCCGCCGTCGGAGCCGTCGGTCTGGCGGCGAGCGTGCGGATTGTCAAACAGTACGAGCGCGGTCTGGTGTTCCGGTTCGGTCGGGTGCACCGCGCACCGCGTGAACCGGGGCTTTCCATGATCCTTCCGGGCATCGACCGGATGCGGAAGGTGAACATGCAGATCGTGACGCTCCCGGTTCCGGCGCAGGACGGGATCACCAAGGACAATGTCACCGTCCGTGTCGACGCGGTGGTGTACTTCAAGGTGATCGACCCTGTGCAGGCCATCGTCGGTGTCGAGAACTACCGGTTCGCCATGCTGCAGGTGGCGCAGGCCAGCCTGCGCCGCATCATCGGCGAGAGCGTACTCGACGAGCTGCTCTCCAACCGGGAACGACTCAACGAGGGGCTGGAGCTGATGATCGACAGCCCCGCGTTGGGCTGGGGCATCCACATCGACCGCGTGGAGATCAAGTACGTTGCTCTGCCGGAGTCGATGAAGCGGGCCATGTCGAGGCAGGCGGAGGCTGAACGCGAGCGGCGTGGCAGGGTGATCGCGGCCGACGGCGAGCTCCAGGCGTCGGAGAAGCTTTCGCAGGCGGCGGCGCGGATGGCCGACACACCCTCGGCGCTGCAACTGCGGCTACTCGAGACCGTCGTCGAAGTGGCGGCGGAGAAGAACTCCACACTCGTGCTGCCGTTCCCGGTGGAACTACTGCGCTTCCTCGACCGGGGCAACCAGACCGAGGCGGAGCGTGGCGCTGCCCACCCGGACTCCGCAGACGGCACCTTCTCAGGCCATACTCATCGGTAA
- the sigE gene encoding RNA polymerase sigma factor SigE: MEVPPLPYDSTQTATLPVEGELGWTPPSWDEVVREHADRVYRLAYRLTGNTHDAEDITQETFIRVFRFLASYKPGTFEGWLHRITTNLFLDMARRRARVRMEGLPEDTDRIVGDDPSPEQVYSDTHLDPDLQAALDELPPEFRAAVVLCDVEGLSYEEIGATLGVKLGTVRSRIHRGRQALKASLERRRALTQEAQV; this comes from the coding sequence ATGGAGGTGCCTCCGCTGCCGTACGACAGCACGCAGACAGCGACGTTGCCGGTGGAAGGCGAACTTGGTTGGACACCACCGTCCTGGGACGAGGTTGTCCGCGAGCACGCCGATCGGGTGTACCGGCTGGCCTACCGACTCACCGGCAACACCCACGACGCCGAGGACATCACCCAGGAGACCTTCATCCGGGTGTTCCGCTTCCTCGCGTCGTACAAGCCAGGAACCTTCGAGGGCTGGCTGCACCGCATTACCACGAACCTGTTCCTCGACATGGCGCGTCGCCGTGCCCGGGTGCGGATGGAGGGACTGCCGGAGGACACCGACCGGATCGTCGGCGACGACCCGAGTCCAGAGCAGGTCTATTCCGACACGCATCTGGACCCGGACCTGCAGGCGGCTCTGGACGAGCTTCCGCCCGAGTTCAGGGCGGCCGTTGTGCTCTGCGATGTGGAAGGACTCTCGTACGAGGAGATCGGTGCGACGCTCGGCGTTAAGCTCGGCACCGTGCGCAGCCGGATTCACCGTGGCCGCCAGGCGCTCAAGGCTTCACTCGAGCGTCGCCGCGCGCTGACCCAGGAGGCTCAGGTATGA
- a CDS encoding S1C family serine protease, whose amino-acid sequence MNEPRNAHQEEPGEREQRLQPRPVARPPVDPALAAAFGRPRGVAGPFDRLYVPDTSNRNGDQPPRAAPPESLVEAFGRPQDAADVVLQRPPDDNGSGPRAGDSEPLWSSANDPWRDPGAPAVLGGPALRDDDDVDDEERPRGPLLSLPEVLFGRRVKPTALALLGVVALLVGAAGGLVGWAVASAGDSLTGELNVAEAQAGKERPAGSVAGVAGRVAPAVVSIEVESGQTGGVGSGVVIDKQGYVLTNNHVVSAARRDEQAKIMAVFIDGTRAPAQVVGTDPKTDLAVLKVNVANPVVIEIGRSADLAPGDSVIAVGSPFGLANTVTEGIVSALNRPVTAPGENGEPAVTYDAIQTDAAINPGNSGGALVDSTGALVGINSMIRTVGSAGEGGSIGLGFAIPIDQAIRISEALVRDGEVKHAELGVNAASVSANTSQGAQVRNVVQGGPAAKAGITEGDVITKVGDRQVRNAAELTVAVRQHEVGQVVPVRLVRQGRPLTVDVTLGSD is encoded by the coding sequence ATGAACGAGCCACGCAACGCGCACCAGGAGGAGCCGGGCGAGCGGGAGCAGCGGCTACAGCCACGCCCTGTCGCGCGTCCGCCGGTCGATCCCGCGCTGGCCGCCGCGTTCGGCAGGCCCCGTGGCGTGGCCGGGCCGTTTGACAGGCTCTACGTTCCCGATACCAGTAATCGAAACGGTGACCAGCCCCCGCGGGCGGCACCGCCGGAGTCGCTGGTCGAGGCCTTCGGCAGGCCGCAGGACGCGGCTGACGTCGTGCTGCAGCGTCCCCCGGACGACAACGGCTCGGGTCCGCGCGCAGGCGACTCCGAGCCGTTGTGGTCGTCGGCGAACGACCCGTGGCGCGATCCCGGCGCGCCTGCCGTGCTCGGCGGGCCCGCGCTGCGCGATGACGATGACGTCGACGACGAGGAGCGGCCTCGCGGACCGCTGCTGAGCCTGCCCGAGGTGCTGTTCGGCCGCAGGGTCAAGCCCACCGCCCTGGCGTTGCTCGGTGTCGTGGCGCTGCTGGTGGGCGCGGCAGGCGGGTTGGTCGGCTGGGCGGTAGCCAGCGCGGGTGACTCGCTCACCGGTGAGTTGAACGTCGCCGAGGCACAGGCGGGCAAGGAACGCCCAGCGGGCTCGGTTGCCGGCGTCGCGGGACGGGTTGCGCCTGCCGTCGTGTCGATCGAGGTGGAGTCCGGCCAGACCGGTGGCGTCGGCTCCGGCGTGGTCATCGACAAACAGGGCTACGTGCTGACCAACAACCACGTGGTGTCGGCGGCACGGCGCGATGAGCAGGCCAAGATCATGGCGGTGTTCATCGACGGCACTCGCGCGCCGGCACAGGTGGTGGGCACCGATCCGAAGACCGACCTCGCGGTGCTGAAGGTCAACGTGGCCAACCCCGTCGTCATCGAGATCGGCAGGTCGGCCGACCTCGCGCCCGGTGACTCGGTGATCGCGGTCGGCTCTCCGTTCGGCCTGGCGAACACGGTCACAGAGGGGATTGTCAGCGCGCTCAACCGACCTGTCACCGCGCCCGGCGAGAACGGCGAACCGGCCGTCACCTACGACGCGATCCAGACTGATGCGGCCATCAACCCCGGCAACTCCGGCGGCGCGCTCGTCGATTCAACGGGTGCGCTGGTCGGCATCAACTCGATGATCCGCACCGTCGGCAGCGCGGGCGAGGGCGGCAGCATCGGCCTCGGGTTCGCGATCCCGATCGACCAGGCGATCAGGATCAGCGAGGCGCTGGTGCGCGACGGTGAGGTCAAGCACGCCGAACTGGGGGTGAACGCGGCGTCCGTCTCGGCCAACACCTCGCAGGGTGCTCAGGTCCGCAACGTGGTGCAGGGCGGTCCGGCGGCGAAGGCGGGGATCACCGAGGGTGACGTGATCACCAAGGTTGGTGACCGGCAGGTGCGCAACGCGGCCGAGCTCACCGTGGCGGTTCGCCAGCACGAGGTCGGCCAGGTTGTTCCGGTGCGGCTGGTGCGACAGGGCAGACCCCTTACGGTCGACGTCACCTTGGGTTCAGACTGA
- a CDS encoding LysR family transcriptional regulator produces the protein MTALAGNAALLRVLKLTGNVTRAAEELGIPQPTASRRIAALGQALGAPLTVPEGRGVRLTRAGRLLADAAERAVDLLSDGVRRASEEIDPERGHVVLGFLHLLGRSLVPSLLADFRANHRHVRFSLVQGSRQDVVDRLRGGSVDLALIAPPPAEPGLASASLAEQELFVSVPNGHRLAARGRVRITDLRHEVFVMLEHGYGLRQITDELCAGAGFLPDVAFEGQESDTVRGLVAAGLGIALLPKFQPGSPSGVTELPLDPPVTRTLGLVWPASPPLPPAVAAFRDFVLGRPVQA, from the coding sequence ATGACGGCACTGGCGGGTAACGCGGCGCTGTTGCGGGTGCTGAAGCTCACCGGCAACGTCACCCGAGCGGCCGAGGAACTCGGTATCCCGCAGCCGACCGCCAGCAGGCGCATCGCCGCGCTGGGTCAGGCGCTCGGGGCTCCGCTGACCGTTCCCGAGGGGCGGGGTGTGCGCCTCACCCGGGCGGGCAGGCTGCTCGCCGACGCAGCCGAGCGCGCCGTCGACCTGCTCAGCGACGGGGTGCGCAGGGCGAGCGAGGAGATCGATCCGGAACGCGGGCACGTGGTGCTGGGTTTCCTGCACCTGCTCGGCCGCTCGCTCGTGCCTTCGCTGCTCGCCGACTTCAGGGCGAACCACCGGCACGTGCGGTTCAGCCTCGTGCAGGGCTCACGGCAGGACGTGGTGGATCGGCTTCGCGGCGGCAGCGTCGATCTCGCCCTGATCGCGCCACCACCCGCCGAGCCAGGCCTTGCCTCCGCATCGCTGGCCGAGCAGGAACTGTTCGTTTCCGTACCCAACGGGCACCGGCTCGCGGCGCGTGGTCGCGTGCGGATCACCGACCTGAGGCACGAGGTGTTCGTGATGCTGGAACACGGCTACGGGCTGCGCCAGATCACCGACGAGCTGTGCGCCGGCGCCGGGTTCCTGCCCGACGTCGCGTTCGAGGGTCAGGAGTCCGATACCGTGCGCGGGCTGGTCGCGGCCGGGTTGGGGATCGCGCTGCTGCCCAAGTTCCAGCCCGGCTCCCCTTCCGGTGTCACCGAACTGCCGCTCGACCCGCCGGTGACGCGCACGCTTGGGCTGGTCTGGCCTGCCTCGCCGCCGTTGCCACCCGCTGTCGCCGCGTTCCGCGACTTCGTGCTCGGCAGGCCCGTTCAGGCGTAG
- a CDS encoding MFS transporter, with the protein MATAAPPQSVSLRVTIAVAAAGICSFALLYAPQPLLPWLAEAFALDPASASLTVSVATGALAVAVVPIGVLSEFVGRRGVILASTLCSALLGLALPLAGSYEALLVLRALQGVAIAGFPGVAAAYLVELLGGAGVTAAVGAMIAGNTVGGMLGRLAGGVTSEVFGWRGALAFVAALSLLCALLTAVTLPRRAHRDGHRDGRGRSGTPRELRARSRGVFAGMASALRKPVLLAQYAVALLAMGSFVALYNAAGFRLTSEPLSLPPALASLVFLAYAMGAVSSATVGRLAVRFGRRRCLLIALLVTAVGAALTVADSLPLVVAGFVVLTGGFFAAHAVANGWAAAEAPQWARGPAASLYTLAYYLGSSFGGTAGTAVYGQAGWAWLVAGVALWLGLAALAVHATCRRRPDGIPLTNPRRQPPASRCPAG; encoded by the coding sequence GTGGCTACAGCCGCACCACCCCAGTCCGTCTCCCTCCGGGTCACCATCGCGGTCGCCGCGGCGGGGATCTGTTCGTTCGCCCTGCTCTACGCTCCACAGCCGCTGCTGCCTTGGCTGGCGGAGGCGTTCGCGCTCGATCCGGCGAGCGCCTCCCTCACGGTCAGCGTCGCTACGGGCGCCCTCGCGGTGGCGGTGGTGCCGATCGGTGTGCTTTCGGAATTCGTCGGTCGGCGAGGCGTGATTCTCGCCTCGACGTTGTGTTCGGCGCTGCTCGGCCTCGCGCTGCCGCTCGCGGGTTCGTATGAGGCGCTGCTCGTGCTCAGGGCGTTGCAGGGTGTGGCGATCGCGGGTTTCCCCGGTGTCGCGGCCGCCTACCTTGTCGAGCTGCTCGGCGGCGCCGGTGTGACCGCAGCGGTAGGGGCCATGATCGCAGGGAACACCGTAGGCGGCATGCTCGGCAGGCTGGCCGGTGGTGTCACGTCCGAGGTGTTCGGTTGGCGTGGCGCGCTGGCCTTCGTCGCCGCGCTGTCGCTGCTTTGCGCACTCCTCACCGCGGTCACCCTGCCCCGCCGGGCCCATCGCGATGGGCACCGCGATGGGCGAGGCCGGTCCGGTACGCCGAGGGAACTGCGTGCCAGGTCGCGCGGGGTTTTCGCGGGTATGGCCTCGGCGCTTCGCAAGCCGGTGCTGCTGGCGCAGTACGCGGTGGCGTTGCTGGCGATGGGCTCGTTCGTCGCCCTGTACAACGCCGCCGGGTTCCGGCTCACCAGCGAACCGCTCTCGCTGCCGCCCGCGCTCGCGTCACTGGTGTTCCTCGCCTACGCCATGGGTGCGGTGTCGTCGGCGACTGTGGGCCGCCTCGCCGTCAGATTCGGCCGCCGCCGTTGCCTGCTGATCGCGTTGCTGGTCACGGCAGTGGGCGCCGCTCTCACCGTCGCCGATTCGTTACCGCTCGTCGTAGCCGGTTTCGTCGTGCTCACCGGCGGATTCTTCGCCGCCCACGCCGTCGCCAACGGTTGGGCCGCCGCCGAGGCCCCGCAGTGGGCGCGCGGCCCGGCGGCGAGCCTGTACACCCTCGCCTACTACCTGGGCAGCAGCTTCGGTGGCACCGCGGGAACCGCTGTCTACGGCCAAGCAGGCTGGGCCTGGCTGGTCGCCGGTGTAGCGCTGTGGCTGGGACTGGCCGCGCTCGCCGTCCACGCGACCTGCCGGAGGCGGCCGGACGGCATCCCGCTCACGAACCCGCGACGGCAGCCGCCAGCAAGCCGCTGCCCAGCGGGATGA
- a CDS encoding acyl-CoA dehydrogenase family protein → MARLAQTAGLSDVQLEILSTVRSFVDKEIIPCAQELERADAYPAEIVDGMREMGLFGLTIPEEFGGLGESLLTYALVVEEIARGWMSVSGVINTHFIVAHMVARYGTAEQKARLLPRMATGEVRGAFSMSEPDLGSDVAAIKTRARRDGDDYVVDGSKMWLTNGGTSNLVAVLVRTEEGAEKPHENLTTLLVEKPEGFGEVAPGLTIPGKIEKMGYKGVDTTEAVFEGFRVRADAVLGGVPGRGFGHMMDGIEVGRVNVAARACGIAVRAFELAVEYAQQRRTFGKPIAQHQAIAFKLAEMGTKVEAAHLMMVNAARLKDAGARNDVEAGMAKLIASEYCAEVTQEAFRIHGGYGYSKEYEIERLMREAPFLLIGEGTSEIQKTIISRGLLREYKLRN, encoded by the coding sequence ATGGCCCGCCTTGCGCAGACTGCTGGTTTGTCTGATGTGCAGCTGGAGATCTTGTCCACGGTGCGCTCGTTTGTGGACAAGGAGATCATTCCGTGTGCGCAGGAGTTGGAGCGTGCGGATGCTTATCCCGCGGAGATTGTGGATGGAATGCGGGAGATGGGGTTGTTCGGGTTGACGATTCCGGAGGAGTTCGGGGGTCTGGGGGAGTCGTTGTTGACGTATGCGTTGGTGGTGGAGGAGATCGCGCGGGGGTGGATGAGTGTGTCGGGGGTGATCAACACTCATTTCATCGTGGCGCACATGGTGGCGCGGTATGGCACGGCGGAGCAGAAGGCGCGGTTGTTGCCGCGGATGGCTACGGGTGAGGTGCGGGGCGCGTTTTCGATGTCGGAGCCGGATTTGGGGTCGGATGTGGCGGCGATCAAGACCCGGGCCCGGCGGGACGGGGACGACTACGTGGTGGATGGGTCGAAGATGTGGTTGACCAATGGGGGGACGTCGAATCTGGTGGCGGTGTTGGTTCGGACGGAGGAGGGCGCGGAAAAGCCGCATGAGAATCTGACGACGCTGCTGGTGGAGAAGCCGGAGGGGTTTGGTGAGGTGGCGCCGGGGCTGACGATCCCGGGCAAGATCGAGAAGATGGGCTACAAGGGGGTGGACACCACCGAGGCGGTCTTCGAGGGGTTTCGGGTGAGGGCGGATGCGGTGTTGGGGGGTGTGCCGGGTCGGGGGTTTGGGCACATGATGGACGGGATCGAGGTCGGGCGGGTGAATGTGGCGGCGCGGGCGTGTGGGATCGCGGTGCGGGCCTTTGAGTTGGCGGTGGAGTATGCGCAGCAGCGGCGGACGTTCGGTAAGCCGATCGCGCAGCATCAGGCGATCGCGTTCAAGTTGGCGGAGATGGGCACGAAGGTGGAGGCGGCTCATTTGATGATGGTGAACGCGGCGCGGTTGAAGGATGCGGGGGCGCGTAATGATGTGGAGGCGGGGATGGCGAAGTTGATCGCCAGTGAGTACTGCGCGGAGGTCACTCAGGAGGCGTTTCGTATTCATGGTGGGTACGGCTATTCCAAGGAGTACGAGATCGAACGCCTGATGCGGGAGGCCCCGTTCCTG
- a CDS encoding magnesium transporter MgtE N-terminal domain-containing protein: protein MAAVNRVFAAQLARLPVFGPDGESIGKVRDIVAGLRLDQLPPRVLGLVVELSTRRRVFVPMLRVTSIEPSAVTLSTGSVNMRRFHQRPNEVLVLGQLFDARATLRSDGSRVTVVDAAMEPTRTRDWVLSKLAIRERGGIGLTRRRSSMRVVAWNEVSGLGLTDLTGQAQGAAQLLMLFDTMRAVDVAATLRDLPMKRRHEVVDAMDDERLADVLEELPEDDQRELVAYLADERAADVLEAMDPDDAADLLSELAPDDQGRLLGLMHPEESEPVKRLLEYSSDTAGGLMTSEPVVLTPDATVAEALAHIRNPDLTTPLASMVFVCRPPSATPTGRYIGCVHFQRLLREPPADLVAAAADTDLPTLSPSASLTEVTRYFAAYNLACAPVVDADEHLVGAVTVDDVLDHLLPEGWRETGLYDMGTG, encoded by the coding sequence ATGGCGGCCGTCAACCGGGTTTTCGCGGCTCAGCTGGCGAGACTGCCGGTATTCGGCCCCGACGGCGAGTCGATCGGCAAGGTCCGCGACATCGTGGCGGGCCTACGGCTGGACCAGCTGCCTCCCCGCGTGCTCGGGCTGGTCGTGGAGCTGTCGACCCGGCGCAGGGTATTCGTACCGATGCTGCGGGTGACCTCGATTGAGCCCAGCGCGGTCACGCTCTCGACAGGTTCGGTCAACATGCGCCGCTTCCACCAACGACCCAACGAGGTGCTGGTGCTCGGCCAGCTGTTCGATGCCCGGGCGACGCTGCGGTCGGACGGGAGCAGGGTCACGGTTGTGGACGCCGCCATGGAGCCCACCCGCACCAGGGATTGGGTTCTCAGCAAACTGGCGATCAGGGAGCGCGGCGGAATTGGCCTGACCAGGCGACGCTCGTCGATGCGGGTGGTGGCATGGAACGAGGTGTCCGGGCTCGGACTGACCGACCTCACCGGCCAGGCGCAGGGCGCCGCGCAGTTGCTGATGCTGTTCGACACGATGCGAGCGGTCGACGTCGCAGCGACTCTGCGTGATCTGCCGATGAAGCGCAGGCACGAGGTGGTCGACGCGATGGACGACGAGCGGCTGGCCGACGTGCTGGAGGAACTGCCCGAGGACGACCAACGCGAACTGGTCGCCTACCTAGCCGACGAGCGTGCCGCCGACGTACTCGAGGCGATGGATCCCGACGACGCCGCGGACCTGCTCTCCGAACTGGCTCCCGATGATCAGGGCAGGCTGCTCGGCCTGATGCACCCGGAGGAGTCCGAGCCGGTGAAGCGGCTGCTGGAGTACTCCTCGGACACGGCGGGCGGGTTGATGACCTCCGAGCCGGTGGTGCTGACGCCGGACGCGACGGTGGCGGAAGCGCTGGCTCACATCCGCAACCCCGACCTCACCACGCCGCTGGCCAGCATGGTTTTCGTGTGTCGCCCGCCGAGCGCGACCCCGACCGGACGCTACATCGGCTGTGTGCACTTCCAGCGGCTGCTCAGGGAACCGCCCGCGGATCTGGTCGCCGCCGCGGCCGACACCGATCTGCCCACGCTCAGCCCTTCGGCGTCGCTGACCGAGGTGACCCGATATTTCGCCGCCTACAACCTGGCGTGCGCCCCCGTCGTTGATGCCGACGAGCACCTCGTGGGCGCCGTGACGGTCGACGACGTGCTCGATCACCTGCTGCCCGAGGGTTGGCGGGAGACCGGGCTGTACGACATGGGCACAGGTTGA
- a CDS encoding Mrp/NBP35 family ATP-binding protein, with protein MTTTQQTPSVDDVRGALNKVKDPEIHKPITELGMVKDITVGEDGVVTVAVYLTVAGCPLKETITRDTTAAVQELPGVREVHVELDVMSEEQRTELRKRLRGDAEEPVIPFAQPGSLTRVYCVASGKGGVGKSSVTVNLAVAMAERGLSVGVVDADIYGHSVPRMLGADEKPTKVEKMIMPPQAHGVRVISIGMFTPGNTPVVWRGPMLHRALQQFLADVFWGDLDILLLDLPPGTGDIAISVAQLVPNAEILVVTTPQQAAAEVAERAGAIALQTRQRVAGVIENMSWFEAPDGSRMEIFGSGGGQTVAESLSKSVGAEVPLLGQVPLDPRLREQGDAGTPLVLAEPDAPASKVLRQAAEKLSVRARGLAGMMLNVTPAGR; from the coding sequence GTGACCACCACGCAACAGACCCCCAGCGTCGACGACGTACGCGGCGCGCTGAACAAGGTCAAGGACCCCGAGATCCACAAGCCGATCACCGAGCTCGGCATGGTCAAGGACATCACGGTAGGCGAGGACGGCGTCGTGACCGTGGCGGTCTACCTGACGGTGGCAGGCTGCCCGCTGAAGGAAACCATCACGCGGGACACCACCGCTGCCGTGCAGGAACTGCCTGGCGTGCGCGAGGTACACGTCGAGCTGGATGTGATGAGCGAGGAGCAACGCACCGAGCTGCGCAAGCGCTTGCGGGGCGACGCGGAGGAACCGGTCATCCCGTTCGCCCAACCCGGCTCGCTGACCAGGGTGTACTGCGTGGCCTCCGGCAAGGGTGGCGTTGGCAAGTCCAGTGTGACGGTGAACCTCGCCGTTGCCATGGCCGAGCGCGGGCTTTCGGTCGGTGTGGTTGACGCCGACATCTACGGGCACTCCGTGCCCCGCATGCTCGGAGCCGACGAGAAGCCCACCAAGGTCGAGAAGATGATCATGCCGCCGCAGGCGCACGGTGTGAGGGTCATCTCGATCGGCATGTTCACCCCCGGCAACACCCCGGTGGTGTGGCGCGGCCCGATGCTGCACCGCGCACTGCAGCAGTTCCTCGCCGACGTCTTCTGGGGCGACCTCGACATCCTGCTGCTGGACCTGCCGCCGGGCACCGGTGACATCGCCATCTCCGTGGCCCAGCTCGTGCCGAACGCCGAGATCCTCGTGGTCACCACCCCGCAGCAGGCCGCGGCCGAGGTCGCGGAGCGTGCGGGGGCGATCGCACTGCAAACCCGCCAGCGCGTCGCGGGCGTGATCGAGAACATGTCATGGTTCGAGGCACCCGACGGCTCCCGCATGGAGATCTTCGGCTCCGGTGGTGGGCAGACCGTCGCCGAGTCGCTTTCGAAGTCGGTGGGTGCTGAGGTTCCGCTGCTCGGTCAGGTGCCACTCGACCCGCGACTGCGCGAGCAGGGCGACGCCGGCACCCCGCTGGTGCTCGCCGAGCCCGACGCGCCCGCGAGCAAAGTGCTCCGGCAGGCTGCCGAGAAGCTATCGGTACGCGCTCGCGGCCTGGCCGGGATGATGCTGAACGTGACCCCGGCGGGCCGCTGA